One genomic segment of Erythrolamprus reginae isolate rEryReg1 chromosome 2, rEryReg1.hap1, whole genome shotgun sequence includes these proteins:
- the LOC139158330 gene encoding vomeronasal type-2 receptor 26-like: MTLDALLALLSDGEANVPNYSCGRQRNTVAVLEGSGTGISIQISTLSVTYKIPQISYSFVSHVLNDKNYFPFFYPMLPSEGFQYSGVVKLLLHFRWILVGLLAPDTDQGQKFMRTMASMLLKNDICPVLSQTFSRAGNKLFSLSEAYSKWRQVNVFLYGADMDTIGIGMLIIHKAVECFKKPVTGKVLMTTVLCDLHLYLMEVATLTELSLDKTDNLHSVFSFLIKTKQRANYAMSRDFYSAMQDFSEKSFMCSYPKDLFSMKLWRQCREREELETLLEETMDRILSVDKYFTYNTIWAVAQALYTVIISSSKRIRNKDGKNTETPRLKTWQLHSSLQNSQFYNHSIEGVHLNENGELIADLDIVNWAIFSNISVSKVKCGHLEKQGSPDFNFTINQKSIEEMEPLPPSRCVESCHPGFMKLAREGMPICCYDCHSCAEGTISTTEDAQKCTKCLEDQYPNIRQVHCIPKTNSYLSYNETLAIILASIALFMFLITGVVLGIFIKFLETPIIKANNRDLSYILLISILLSFLTSLLFIGRPNKQTCLLRQTAFSIIFSVAISSILAKTITVVLAFLAAKPGNNIQRWLGKSLANAIIFSCSGVQVVICSLWLGTSPPFPDSDMYSQYGKIVLQCNEGSVTMFYSALGYMGFLATICFMLAFLARNLPGAFNETKLISFSMLVFCSVWISFVPAYLSTKGKYMVAVQVFSIVASSIGLLGCIFIPKCYIVFLRPDLNTKKHVMSK; the protein is encoded by the exons ATGACTTTGGATGCTTTGCTGGCCCTGCTTTCTGATGGGgaagccaatgttcccaactacagtTGTGGAAGGCAGAGAAACACAGTGGCTGTTCTTGAAGGATCTGGGACTGGCATCTCCATCCAGATATCTACCTTGTCTGTCACCTACAAAATCCCACAG ATCAGTTACAGTTTTGTTTCGCACGTTCTGAATGATAAAAActattttcctttcttctatccAATGCTCCCCTCTGAAGGATTCCAATATTCAGGGGTGGTCAAGCTCCTCCTCCATTTCAGGTGGATTTTGGTTGGGCTGCTTGCTCCGGACACCGACCAAGGACAGAAATTTATGAGGACAATGGCTTCCATGCTGCTAAAGAATGACATCTGTCCAGTTTTATCACAAACTTTTTCCAGAGCTGGCAACAAACTCTTCAGTCTTTCTGAAGCCTACAGCAAGTGGAGACAAGTTAATGTCTTCCTTTATGGTGCAGACATGGATACAATAGGCATTGGGATGTTAATTATACACAAAGCTGTGGAGTGTTTTAAGAAACCTGTTACAGGCAAGGTTCTGATGACAACTGTCCTGTGTGACTTACACCTATATTTGATGGAGGTTGCTACTCTCACTGAATTAAGTCTGGACAAGACCGATAACCTCCATAGCGTTTTTTCCTTTCTTATAAAGACAAAGCAAAGAGCAAACTATGCAATGTCTCGTGATTTTTATTCTGCAATGCAAGACTTCTCCGAAAAATCCTTTATGTGTTCTTACCCGAAGGATCTTTTTTCAATGAAACTCTGGAGACAGtgcagagaaagagaagaactGGAGACTCTGCTAGAAGAGACGATGGATCGTATCTTGTCAGTAGACAAATATTTCACTTACAACACAATCTGGGCTGTGGCACAGGCTTTATACACAGTCATTATATCCAGCTCTAAGAGGATACGGAATAAAGATGGTAAAAACACAGAAACTCCAAGGCTGAAGACTTGGcag CTTCATTCTTCCCTTCAAAATTCGCAATTCTACAATCATTCCATAGAAGGGGTGCATCTGAATGAAAATGGGGAACTGATAGCAGACCTGGACATTGTGAATTGGGCAATTTTCTCCAATATATCTGTAAGCAAAGTGAAATGTGGGCATCTAGAAAAACAGGGATCCCCGGATTTCAACTTTACAATCAACCAGAAATCTATTGAAGAGATGGAA CCTCTGCCTCCTTCCAGGTGTGTAGAAAGCTGCCATCCTGGATTCATGAAGTTGGCTCGGGAAGGAATGCCCATCTGCTGCTATGACTGTCATTCTTGTGCAGAAGGAACTATCTCCACCACGGAAG ATGCACAAAAATGCACCAAATGTCTAGAAGATCAATATCCAAACATCAGACAAGTTCACTGTATTCCCAAGACCAATAGCTACCTTTCTTATAACGAAACTCTGGCAATCATCCTGGCTTCTATTGCCTTATTCATGTTTTTAATCACAGGCGTTGTTTTGGGAATCTTCATTAAATTTCTGGAAACTCCAATTATCAAAGCCAACAATCGGGACCTCTCCTATATCCTCCTCATCTCCATCCTGCTTTCGTTTTTGACCTCCCTCCTCTTCATTGGTCggccaaacaaacaaacctgccttctccgacaaacagccttcagcatcatcttctcagttgccatttCTTCCATTTTGGCCAAAACTATCACAGTTGTGTTAGCCTTCTTAGCAGCTAAACCAGGGAATAATAttcagaggtggctggggaaaaGCTTGGCTAATGCTATCATCTTTTCTTGCTCTGGTGTCCAAGTTGTCATCTGCAGCCTCTGGTTGGGTActtctcccccattccctgactCTGACATGTATTCCCAGTATGGaaagattgttttgcaatgtaatGAAGGGTCTGTTACCATGTTTTACTCTGCCCTTGGTTACATGGGCTTTCTGGCTACTATCTGCTTTAtgctggctttcctggctagGAATCTCCCTGGTGCCTTCAATGAAACCAAGCTGATctccttcagcatgctggtcttctgcagtgtctggataTCCTTTGTGCCggcctacctgagcaccaaagggaagtaCATGGTAGCAGTGCAAGTCTTCTCCATTGTGGCCTCCAGTATTGGGCTGttgggctgcatcttcatcccgaagtgctacattgtttttttaagacCTGATCTGAATACTAAAAAACATGTGAtgtcaaaataa